The Winogradskyella schleiferi genome contains the following window.
AGTATCTCCTGCAGATTATAAAGTGTTGCGTGTTGGTGGGCCATTATCGTCTAGTTTATATTTACCTTACTACACTGCTGCAGCTTGGTATCATAACATGCTAGATCCAGCGCTTCAGAAAAAGGATTTATTGGATATTTTACCTGAAGCTGAAACCTTTGCCATTAATGATTTAATGCCTGCGCTTGCCAAAGGTGGATTCATTGGCGAAACCGAAAAAAATGCTATCGCTAAGAAAATGAGCTACTATTCGGGCTTATCTGAAAAAGTGATTTTACAACAAAACCTAGACGTTCCCAACCGTTTTTTCTGGAAAGAATTGTTACGTGATAAAACTGGGGAAACTATTGGTCGTTTAGATTCCAGATATATTGGTATCGACAAAGTTGAAACTGGCGATAGTCCAGATTATAGTCCAGAACTTAGCTCTTGGGTGCATTCCTTTACACCTGCGATAAATTATTACATCCAGAATGAATTGGGTTTTAAAACCGATATTAAGTACAATGTTTTTGGAGACGTTGGCAATTGGGACCGAACGGATGATAATACTAGGGAAAATTTACGCCAAGCCATGGCACAGAATCCGTACTTAAAAGTGTTGACCCAATCTGGATATTACGATGGAGCCACCACTTATTTTTCGGCTAAATACTCGCAATGGCAAATTGATCCCAGTGGAAAAATGAAAGACCGATTCTCTTTTAAAGGTTATAGAAGTGGCCATATGATGTATTTACGAAATGAAGATCTTAAAAAAGCCAATAACGATTTAAGGGAATTTATAAGTAACTCATTACCACAAGGAAAATCGGCTAAGTACTAAATTTGTGTTTTTTTTGGGAATTATTATAAAGCTTCTTAATTATTTTTAACGTAAATAGTATATATAGGCTACTATTTGATACTAATTTCTCCTAATATGATAACTCCAAAATTTCCAAAAAACGAATTACAGCGCTTAGAAGCTGTAAAATCGTATAATATTTTAGATAGCTTACCAGAAGAGGACTATGACAATATTACTGCATTGGTCGCCTCTATTTGCGATATACCTATTGCGTTGATTGCGGTAATGGATACGGATCGTAATTTTTTTAAATCGCATCATGGTATTCCATTTAACGAGTCACCTAGAGATATTTCATTTTGTGGTCATACCATTTTGGATGGGGATATTTTAATTGTAAAAGATGCTAGGAAAGACAAACGATTCATTGATAACCCACTCGTATCAGAGCAGCAAGCTATATTTTATGCAGGAGTACCATTAATTAATCCGGAAGGTTTCCCATTAGGAACCATTTGTGTTTTCGATCATAAGCCAAGAGATCTCGATAAATCTCAAATCAACGCCCTAAAGTCCCTTGGGAAACAAGTGGTAAACCTATTGGAATTAAGGCGCAAAAATTCCATATTAGAAGCAACCAAAACAGAACTGGAAGAACGAAACAATCGACTGACCGCATTTGCCAGTCATGTTTCGCACGATTTAAAGTCGCCATTAGCCAATATTACATCGCTAACCGATTTATTAAAACAAGACGATGCGTCGCGTTTATCGGAAGATTCAAAAGGCTATTTAAACTATATTGAAGAGTCTACGACAGTGCTGAAAGAGTACATCGATGGTATTTTGCGTTACTACAAATCTGACGAACTTTTAAAAGCAAAAAAGGAAGATGTGGACCTGTTCGAATTAGCTGAAGACATAAAGCGTGTTTTAATTTCAAATGCTGACAAAATCATTGCTCCCAATGCTACCATTCAGCATATAAACAAAGCTGCACTCTCACAGATTCTCATTAATTTAGTGGATAACGCTTTAAAATATAATGATAAGGCTGAACGTATTGTGACTATTGCATATGAAACATTATCGGACCACCACCGATTTAAAGTTTCGGACAATGGTATAGGAATTCCAGAAAACCAAAAACATAAGATCTTTGATATCTTTAGAACCGTAAAAAATGATTTTGGAAAGTCGAGTACAGGAATTGGTTTAAGTACGGTGAAAAATCTGGTTGAAAAACTAAATGGGCAAATTTCCGTAGATTCAGAATTAGGAAAAGGGAGTACGTTTACATTTACGATAGGATTATAATTAAAAAAGCTGTTAAACAAAATTGTCTAACAGCTTTCAATTTGACCTAACATTATAATTAACCTTTCAGCCAAGCAGCTCTTAAAGCTTTCTGTGCGTCGGTTGCATTTTCATCTTCAACAATAGATTCACCCGTTGCATATGGTTTTGTCAAGGTTGTTTTAATACTAACGGGTTTGCCATCACGCTCTAAGTCCATGGTGATATCTTGACCTTCTTTCCACATAAACATGCCTCCAATCACTTGTTGTGCATTTGCCATAGTTAAATCCATGCCGTTTACTTTCTTTATGACATCACCTGCCTGTATATTTTGTGATTTCCAAAATGAATTCTGTAAAGCCATAGGTGCAAAGAAAATAGTCCCTTTTGCTTGATCAGCATCAAAAATAACATTCTGTTCACCTGCAAAAATATAATTAGTTTCTACTTGGGTTTCGCCCGTCTTTAAGCCAACCATCGCAAAAAAGTCATCATAATTGATAGGCACATCACCTTCAACATGTGTTTTAAGGAATTCACCAACACTTGGATAGGTCATTGCCGTAATATCAGCAATCAGTTTATCATCTTCAAACGGTTTTTCTTTTCCGTATTTTGCAGAGAGTTCTTTCATTAACGACAGCATACTTCGGTTACCATCGCTTTCCTTTCGCATTAAAATATCAACGCACATGCCGATGAGTGCACCTTTCATATACACATTAATATAATTACTGGCATATGGTTCTTTTAAGATATTCTCGCTCATAATTGTAAAACTCATGGCATCATCCAAACGCTTAGACGTTTGTATTTTAGAATATATTGTATTGTAGAATGTTTGGTTTTCGACTAAGTCTTCGTACACTTGGAAATGTTGTGCAAAATATTCCGTAACCCCTTCATACATCCATAAATGTTTGGAAAATGTTGGTTTAGCGTAATCAAAATAGTGTACATCTTCAGAATGTACAGACAATGGTGTTACAATATGAAAAAACTCATGGGACACCACATCAATAATAGAACTCTTAAGTGACTCTAAACTTTCACTTTCGCTAAAAACAGCTACCGTTGACGTATGATGTTCTAAGGCTCCAAAACCTTTAGGGTCATTTTCACCACCTCTGGATAAGTATAAATAAATATCGTAACGCGGTGTTGTATTCACATCGCCTAAATAACGTTTTTGCGCTTCCATCATTTTGTAAACCGTCTCCTTTAAACTTGCTGCAGTATGTTTGCCTGTTGGCGAGTATAGACTTAGAACAATTTTGATATCACCTACCATAAATTCTTCAACATCCAAATTTCCATACATCATTGGGTTATCGGTAATATCAAAATAACGATCTGCAAAATAGCTACTTGTCATTGCCGTACCATCTGCGCTTGTTGTCGTACCTTTATTTTCTAAAGCAGAGGTTCTCTCAAAAGAGGCAGGAGCAGTAACATCCACAGCATATTGATTATTCTTTAAAGAATCAAAATAACCAACAAAGCCATGTAGGTTTAACACATAATTGTCGTCTTCTATATTAGTACCACCTGGCGAAAATATATCCTCACCTCCTATGCCACCAGTAGTTTCAATATCAAACGTATCATTCACATAATATTGAAGTTTATCTAGTTTTGTAGCATCCGTAATGCTCCATGTATTATCATCTACTTTGGTTACCGTTAATTCATTGCCATCGTAATCCAATGCTTTAAAATCATCAACATACTTTCCGAAATCACTTACGGAATAGGTGCCTTGTACAACTCTTGGCAATCTGTAAGTTACAGTTTCTGTTGTAAAACGACCAGGATTAATAGTTACTGGTACTCTATCATTATTGACCGCAGTTAAATCCAAAGCCGTCATAATAGGATTGCTTATAGCCAAATCGTCTACCGTTGGTTTTGCAGATCCACAACCTACTAAAACGATACTCAAGCCAAGAATGGCTAAATAATTCTTCATTGTTTAAATATTTATTTTTTTACAAGTCTTGCAAATCTACAATCTGTTACCACTATAAATCTAAAGGTTTTGTTAAAAAGATGTTTTTTAGTTTTTCTCTGTTTAAAAATTAAAAATGCTATTTTGCAGTATGCCAAAACCATCAAAATTTATTAATTATTTAAAAGAGTCAAAACGAATTTTTATATGGTTCACATTCTGCCTTCTGTATTGGTTGATATCAGATTTTTATGAAGGTATTTTTCAAGGTTTTTTTAATTCAACTTTGTTTATTATTGGATTACCTATTCTAGTTTATATTGGGCTTTATTTTATTCGGAATCATAAAATCATTAATATTATATGGTTAATGCTGATACTAATATTGATTTACTTTGCGACATTTTATTATGTCTAATTTTGAAAAACTAATAACTCTGAATTTCAATTGAAAACAATGCTCAACAATTTAGTTAGTGTTTTAGTCCCTTTCAAAAACACGGACGCATTTATTGCCGAATGTTTGGATTCTATATTGAAGCAATCCTTCACCAATTGGGAAGCTATTTTTATTGATGATCATTCTGATGATGATTCATACGCTATTGTTGAACGTTATGCTGAAAAAGATGCCAGAATCAACGTCTATAAAAATGAACACTCCGGAATTATCGACGCTTTAAAAACCGCATACAAACATAGCTCTGGAAATTATATCACGAGAATGGACAGCGACGATCTAATGACACCAATCCGGCTTAAAACCATGATCACCAATCTTGAATCATACGGTAGAAAACACTTAGCCGTCGGACAAGTAAAATACTTTAGAGCAGATGGTTTAAGTGACGGTTTTGCACGTTATGAACAATGGCTAAACGGTTTAACAGTTGAAGGCAAAAACTATTCTGAAATTTATAAGGAATGTGTTATCCCGTCACCGTGTTGGATGTTGCATCGTGAAGATTTTGATGTCTGTGGTGGCTTTAATTCTGATGTTTATCCTGAAGATTATGATTTAGCGTTTCGGTTTTTCAAAGCTAACTACACCTGTATTCCGTGTGATAAAGTGTTGTTACATTGGCGCGATTACAGTACTAGAACCTCAAGAACGCATGAGCATTATGCGGAGAATTCATTTCTCGATCTTAAAGTGCATTATTTTTTAGAGTTGAATTATGATGCCTCAAGACCTTTAGCCATTTGGGGCGCAGGACACAAAGGCAAAACATTAGCAAAAATACTTCTGAAAAAGAACATTCCGTTTTACTGGATTTGTGATAACCCAAAGAAAATAGGAAAACATATTTACGACCAAGAACTTTATAATTTTGATTATTTAGCTGAACTACAAAAACCGCAAAGTATTGTAACGGTTGCCAACACTAAGGCGCAAGTCGAAATCACAAGATATTTTAAAACCAAAAAAATGCAATCTATGATTGATTATTTCTTTTTCTGTTAAATTTCTCAAAAGCGAAACTAGGTAATCTCTTAGCATTCTATATATTTGAAGCTATAAAAGACCTTTCAGGTTTTAAAAACAATAATAACAGGAATGCAATTCAAAAATCCCGAATTACTTTACGCCCTATTTTTGCTGGTCATTCCTATTCTTATACATTTATTTCAGCTACGTCGTTTTCAAAAGGTTGAATTTACGAATGTGAAGTTTTTAAAATCGGTAAAGCTTCAAACACGAAAGAGCTCACAACTAAAAAAATGGATGACACTTTTAACACGAATGCTTCTTTTAGCTTGTGTTATCATAGCATTTGCCCAACCTTTTTTTCCGAATACAGAAGATTTTAATGAAGCCCAAGAGACGGTTGTATATTTGGACAATTCCTTTAGTATGCAAGCCAAAGGTAGCAATGGCACCTTGCTAAACGAAGCCATTCAAGATATCATAAATACCTTACCGGAAGATGAGACCATCAGTTTGTTTACTAATGATAAAACCTTTAGAAACACAACCGTAAAAGCATTGAAAAACGATTTGATTCAGTTGTCACATTCCCCAACACAGCTCAATTATGATGCGGCTTATCTTAAAGGAAAACAGTTGTTTTTAAATCAAGGTGCTG
Protein-coding sequences here:
- a CDS encoding glycosyltransferase family 2 protein, whose product is MLNNLVSVLVPFKNTDAFIAECLDSILKQSFTNWEAIFIDDHSDDDSYAIVERYAEKDARINVYKNEHSGIIDALKTAYKHSSGNYITRMDSDDLMTPIRLKTMITNLESYGRKHLAVGQVKYFRADGLSDGFARYEQWLNGLTVEGKNYSEIYKECVIPSPCWMLHREDFDVCGGFNSDVYPEDYDLAFRFFKANYTCIPCDKVLLHWRDYSTRTSRTHEHYAENSFLDLKVHYFLELNYDASRPLAIWGAGHKGKTLAKILLKKNIPFYWICDNPKKIGKHIYDQELYNFDYLAELQKPQSIVTVANTKAQVEITRYFKTKKMQSMIDYFFFC
- a CDS encoding S10 family peptidase, which codes for MKCRLTLLLICCFAFSFSQDLKIPVDTTIVSNGSVTIKGKSITYKAETGFQPVWNDDGKIIASLYYTYYKRTNDSKGNDRPIMYSFNGGPGSASLWMHIAYTGPKILNIDDEGYPTQPYGIKDNPNSILDVADIVFINPVNTGYSRKVADKEGKMPDDKLFFGVNADIKYLASWMNTFTTRKNRWQSPKYIIGESYGGTRVMGLSLELQNNHWLYLNGVILVSPADYKVLRVGGPLSSSLYLPYYTAAAWYHNMLDPALQKKDLLDILPEAETFAINDLMPALAKGGFIGETEKNAIAKKMSYYSGLSEKVILQQNLDVPNRFFWKELLRDKTGETIGRLDSRYIGIDKVETGDSPDYSPELSSWVHSFTPAINYYIQNELGFKTDIKYNVFGDVGNWDRTDDNTRENLRQAMAQNPYLKVLTQSGYYDGATTYFSAKYSQWQIDPSGKMKDRFSFKGYRSGHMMYLRNEDLKKANNDLREFISNSLPQGKSAKY
- a CDS encoding sensor histidine kinase; its protein translation is MITPKFPKNELQRLEAVKSYNILDSLPEEDYDNITALVASICDIPIALIAVMDTDRNFFKSHHGIPFNESPRDISFCGHTILDGDILIVKDARKDKRFIDNPLVSEQQAIFYAGVPLINPEGFPLGTICVFDHKPRDLDKSQINALKSLGKQVVNLLELRRKNSILEATKTELEERNNRLTAFASHVSHDLKSPLANITSLTDLLKQDDASRLSEDSKGYLNYIEESTTVLKEYIDGILRYYKSDELLKAKKEDVDLFELAEDIKRVLISNADKIIAPNATIQHINKAALSQILINLVDNALKYNDKAERIVTIAYETLSDHHRFKVSDNGIGIPENQKHKIFDIFRTVKNDFGKSSTGIGLSTVKNLVEKLNGQISVDSELGKGSTFTFTIGL
- a CDS encoding M61 family metallopeptidase, coding for MKNYLAILGLSIVLVGCGSAKPTVDDLAISNPIMTALDLTAVNNDRVPVTINPGRFTTETVTYRLPRVVQGTYSVSDFGKYVDDFKALDYDGNELTVTKVDDNTWSITDATKLDKLQYYVNDTFDIETTGGIGGEDIFSPGGTNIEDDNYVLNLHGFVGYFDSLKNNQYAVDVTAPASFERTSALENKGTTTSADGTAMTSSYFADRYFDITDNPMMYGNLDVEEFMVGDIKIVLSLYSPTGKHTAASLKETVYKMMEAQKRYLGDVNTTPRYDIYLYLSRGGENDPKGFGALEHHTSTVAVFSESESLESLKSSIIDVVSHEFFHIVTPLSVHSEDVHYFDYAKPTFSKHLWMYEGVTEYFAQHFQVYEDLVENQTFYNTIYSKIQTSKRLDDAMSFTIMSENILKEPYASNYINVYMKGALIGMCVDILMRKESDGNRSMLSLMKELSAKYGKEKPFEDDKLIADITAMTYPSVGEFLKTHVEGDVPINYDDFFAMVGLKTGETQVETNYIFAGEQNVIFDADQAKGTIFFAPMALQNSFWKSQNIQAGDVIKKVNGMDLTMANAQQVIGGMFMWKEGQDITMDLERDGKPVSIKTTLTKPYATGESIVEDENATDAQKALRAAWLKG